Proteins from one Terriglobus tenax genomic window:
- a CDS encoding glycosyltransferase: MTKPVFYDPQRRRWKRLRRIFDICAVLGSILLIFFVIGLVRIRPLPQLLIEAPKRNYKSLSTPPVPEMSPKERAQLNAHRRTRRKPSEIAFNTGEGLRAAYYVDDDPASYSSLKQHVHQIDLLFPEWLHALSPDGTLSAYSIDNRPFSVVDKNGTVHGVDRENKVIRTITQAREDTEVFPLLNNYDVRRGNFVPEIGQLLNSPDGSANLVRQIHTFLAANPRYRGISLDFEEIPSDAQAGFRNLVAALYNDFHPRNLRLYINVPVGNNDFDMAYLAAHSDGLLLMNYDEHQTESDPGPIASQDWFVENLQQILKQVPKEKIICALGSYGYDWTTTMPEPEDKRHPHRKPAPPKVVNSLNLATQEAWQAAVDSDASVVLDPDTLNPHFAYDDEDAKVRHQVWFLDAVTVLNEMRAARELGLQTFALWRLGSEDQSLWKIWDQPNRANPVKDLADVPPGNAVDTEGDGDVLKVTRGMQNGRRLVKMDDDNKFVAEESFSKYPLSYTVQQYGYHPKRVAITFDDGPDADWTPRILDILKENHVSATFFLIGEEAQDNVGLVKRIYREGHEIGNHTFTHPDISEISRNQLDLEMTLTTRLFASKVGVQPLYFRPPYSIDQEPDTNDQAAPVEHVQELGYVIVGNKIDTNDWDEHPRKTPEEITQSVWDQINLMDQKPWMRGSIILMHDGGGNRQPTVDALPILIKALLQRGYEIVPVSQLLGKSRDQVMPPIVGFRAKWQAFVDSVMFSLFGFFNHFVVAVFFVGDVLMTARLIIIGLFAVIDRFRKRKSMATESYQPRVAVLIPAYNEEKVIARTIRSVMMSNYKNLNIVVIDDGSKDRTAAVVRETYPKELESGRLTLLTKPNAGKAEALNYALKTIEEEIYVGIDADGVIAHDAIARLVPHFANPKIGAVAGNAKVGNRVNLWTRWQALEYITSQNFERRALDLFDVVMVVPGAIGAWRTRAVQDLGGYHANTVAEDADLTMNLLEQGYSVIYEDQALAFTEAPENIRGLMRQRFRWSFGILQAVFKHIGAVKRHRAMGLFALPNIIIFQIILPLLSPLIDLMFIASVVHYLLDKHFHPEAASNASFLKLLMFFVTFMVVDFAASALAFALERKHPASKGDAWLLAHIWIQRFSYRQVFSIVLLKTIKRAIDGKPFNWDKLERTAQMSVETEQLTKT, translated from the coding sequence ATGACGAAACCTGTTTTTTACGATCCGCAACGCCGCCGCTGGAAGCGGTTGCGCCGCATCTTTGATATCTGTGCGGTCCTGGGCAGCATCCTGCTCATTTTTTTCGTCATCGGCCTGGTGCGGATTCGCCCCCTGCCACAGCTTCTGATCGAGGCGCCGAAGCGCAACTATAAATCGCTTTCGACCCCGCCAGTCCCGGAGATGTCGCCGAAGGAACGTGCCCAGCTCAACGCCCACCGCCGCACCCGCCGCAAGCCCTCGGAGATCGCCTTCAACACCGGCGAAGGTCTGCGGGCAGCCTATTACGTGGACGACGACCCGGCCAGCTACTCCTCGCTGAAGCAGCATGTTCACCAGATTGACCTGCTCTTCCCCGAGTGGCTGCATGCGCTTTCGCCCGACGGAACCCTGTCGGCGTACAGCATCGACAACCGGCCGTTTTCCGTGGTCGACAAAAACGGTACCGTCCACGGCGTCGACCGTGAGAACAAGGTCATCCGCACTATCACGCAGGCCCGGGAAGATACGGAAGTCTTCCCCCTGCTGAATAACTACGATGTGCGCCGCGGCAATTTTGTACCGGAGATCGGTCAGCTTCTCAATAGTCCTGACGGCTCCGCCAACCTGGTGCGGCAGATTCACACCTTCCTCGCGGCCAATCCTCGCTACCGGGGCATTTCGCTGGACTTTGAAGAGATTCCTTCTGACGCGCAGGCAGGTTTCCGCAACCTGGTCGCCGCGCTCTACAACGACTTCCATCCGCGCAACCTGCGGCTTTATATCAATGTTCCGGTCGGCAATAACGACTTCGACATGGCGTACCTGGCCGCCCACTCGGACGGCCTGCTGCTGATGAACTATGACGAGCACCAGACCGAGAGCGACCCCGGCCCCATCGCCTCGCAGGACTGGTTTGTCGAAAATCTGCAGCAGATTCTCAAGCAGGTGCCCAAGGAAAAGATCATCTGCGCTCTCGGGTCCTATGGCTACGACTGGACCACCACCATGCCGGAGCCTGAGGACAAACGGCATCCGCATCGCAAGCCCGCGCCGCCAAAGGTGGTCAACTCCCTGAACCTGGCCACGCAGGAGGCCTGGCAGGCTGCGGTCGACTCCGATGCAAGTGTCGTGCTCGACCCTGACACGCTGAACCCGCACTTTGCCTATGATGACGAGGATGCGAAGGTGCGGCACCAGGTATGGTTCCTGGACGCGGTCACTGTTCTGAACGAGATGCGAGCCGCCCGTGAGCTTGGTCTGCAGACCTTTGCCCTGTGGCGTCTGGGCTCGGAAGACCAGTCGTTGTGGAAGATCTGGGACCAGCCCAACCGCGCCAACCCGGTAAAAGATCTGGCCGATGTTCCCCCCGGAAATGCCGTGGACACGGAAGGCGATGGCGATGTGCTGAAGGTCACGCGCGGCATGCAGAACGGCAGGCGCCTGGTGAAGATGGATGACGACAACAAGTTCGTCGCCGAAGAAAGCTTCTCGAAATATCCGCTCTCCTACACCGTGCAACAGTATGGCTATCACCCGAAGCGCGTGGCCATCACCTTTGATGATGGCCCGGATGCCGATTGGACGCCGCGTATTCTCGACATCCTGAAGGAGAATCACGTCTCCGCCACCTTCTTCCTGATCGGAGAAGAAGCGCAGGACAATGTCGGCCTGGTCAAACGCATCTACCGCGAAGGCCACGAGATCGGCAACCACACCTTCACCCACCCGGACATCAGCGAAATCTCCAGGAACCAGCTTGACCTGGAAATGACGCTGACGACGCGCCTGTTCGCCAGCAAGGTAGGTGTGCAGCCGCTCTACTTCCGTCCGCCCTACTCCATTGACCAGGAGCCTGACACCAACGACCAGGCAGCTCCCGTCGAGCATGTGCAGGAGCTTGGCTACGTTATCGTCGGCAATAAGATCGATACCAACGACTGGGACGAGCACCCGCGCAAAACGCCGGAAGAGATTACGCAAAGCGTTTGGGACCAGATCAACCTGATGGACCAGAAGCCGTGGATGCGCGGCTCCATCATCCTGATGCACGATGGCGGTGGCAACCGCCAGCCCACCGTCGATGCCCTTCCAATCCTGATCAAGGCGCTGCTGCAGCGCGGCTATGAGATCGTTCCCGTTTCGCAGCTGCTGGGCAAATCGCGCGACCAGGTGATGCCACCCATTGTTGGCTTCCGCGCCAAATGGCAGGCTTTTGTCGATTCGGTGATGTTCTCGCTCTTCGGCTTCTTCAACCACTTCGTCGTCGCGGTCTTCTTTGTCGGCGATGTGCTGATGACGGCACGGCTCATCATCATCGGCCTGTTCGCCGTCATCGACCGTTTCCGTAAGCGCAAGTCCATGGCGACTGAGAGCTATCAGCCGCGCGTCGCCGTGCTGATCCCCGCCTACAACGAGGAGAAAGTCATCGCCCGCACCATCCGCTCGGTGATGATGTCCAACTACAAGAACCTGAACATCGTCGTCATCGATGATGGCTCCAAGGACCGCACCGCGGCCGTGGTGCGTGAGACCTACCCGAAGGAGCTGGAGAGCGGACGCCTGACCCTGCTGACCAAGCCCAACGCCGGTAAGGCCGAAGCGCTGAACTACGCCCTGAAGACCATCGAAGAAGAGATCTATGTCGGCATCGACGCCGACGGCGTCATTGCACACGACGCAATCGCGCGCCTTGTGCCGCACTTTGCCAATCCGAAGATCGGCGCTGTGGCCGGCAATGCCAAGGTGGGCAACCGTGTGAACCTGTGGACCCGCTGGCAGGCGCTGGAGTACATCACCAGCCAGAACTTCGAGCGCCGCGCTCTGGATCTATTCGACGTTGTGATGGTCGTTCCCGGAGCCATCGGCGCGTGGCGCACACGCGCTGTGCAAGACCTGGGCGGCTACCACGCCAACACGGTCGCCGAGGACGCTGACCTGACCATGAACCTGCTGGAGCAGGGCTACTCGGTCATCTATGAGGACCAGGCGCTGGCCTTTACAGAAGCTCCGGAGAATATACGCGGACTGATGCGGCAGCGCTTCCGCTGGTCCTTCGGCATCCTGCAGGCGGTCTTCAAGCACATTGGAGCGGTGAAGCGTCATCGCGCCATGGGTCTGTTCGCGCTGCCGAATATCATCATCTTCCAGATCATTCTGCCGCTGCTGTCGCCGCTCATCGACCTGATGTTCATCGCCAGCGTGGTGCACTACCTGCTGGATAAGCACTTCCATCCTGAGGCCGCCTCGAACGCCAGTTTCCTGAAGTTGCTGATGTTCTTCGTCACCTTCATGGTGGTGGACTTCGCCGCCTCCGCGCTGGCCTTCGCGCTGGAACGCAAACACCCGGCCAGCAAGGGAGACGCCTGGCTGCTGGCCCACATCTGGATCCAGCGCTTCAGCTACCGCCAGGTCTTCTCCATTGTGCTGCTGAAGACCATCAAGCGGGCCATCGACGGCAAGCCCTTCAACTGGGACAAGCTGGAGAGAACGGCGCAGATGTCGGTCGAAACCGAGCAGTTGACCAAGACGTAG
- a CDS encoding glycosyltransferase family 39 protein, with the protein MAKPAARILIWSTVAILAGALLRMYCIRHYPQLQGDPQLYSEFIRNWMTTGVYGFTQGAGVRPTLIRLPGYPLFLGLCFRLFGMDNLQPVLWVQMLVDLCTCGLLSLLARRMAGQRAALVALWMAALCPFLAEFTAAGLTETLTLFCTVLAFWALQRWLDDPHWRWVMVLAAALAYAILLRPDQGLLAAAILPAMLLGKGRAVRRSLFPVIACAVLAVLPLVPWAVRNYRVFHVIQPLAPRYANDPGEPNPYGFQRWYRTWAVDYASTEEIYWDYDGDPMDFASLPGRAFDSPEQFRETAEVFALYNQTTRHSAAVDARFAVIAQQRVQAHPFRYYIWLPVARVANMLLRPRADWLPGPLRWWRWRESSPLAFGRALFFGAVNLALMALAAMGLWTLRHQRDLCALQVAMLAYGLLRCALLLTVDNSEPRYTVEFVPLWIVLAAIAITAPPAASDSVQG; encoded by the coding sequence ATGGCAAAGCCAGCGGCACGCATCCTTATTTGGTCCACTGTGGCCATCTTAGCCGGGGCTCTGCTGCGGATGTACTGTATCCGGCATTACCCGCAACTGCAGGGCGACCCCCAGCTCTATTCGGAGTTCATCCGCAACTGGATGACGACCGGCGTCTACGGGTTTACCCAGGGCGCGGGAGTCCGGCCAACGTTGATCCGGTTGCCGGGGTACCCCCTCTTTCTTGGTCTTTGCTTTCGTCTGTTCGGTATGGATAACCTGCAGCCTGTGCTGTGGGTGCAGATGCTGGTGGACCTGTGCACCTGTGGTCTGCTGTCGCTGCTGGCTCGCCGTATGGCCGGACAAAGGGCAGCGCTGGTGGCGTTGTGGATGGCGGCTCTGTGCCCCTTCCTGGCGGAGTTCACAGCCGCCGGTCTGACGGAGACGCTGACCCTCTTCTGTACTGTGCTGGCCTTCTGGGCGCTGCAGCGCTGGTTGGACGACCCACACTGGCGCTGGGTGATGGTTCTGGCAGCGGCCCTGGCGTATGCCATCCTTCTGCGTCCGGACCAAGGGCTGCTGGCAGCGGCCATTCTTCCGGCTATGCTGCTGGGGAAAGGCAGAGCGGTGCGCCGATCCTTGTTTCCGGTCATTGCCTGCGCCGTCCTGGCGGTACTGCCGCTGGTCCCGTGGGCCGTGCGGAACTATCGTGTCTTTCACGTTATCCAGCCGCTGGCGCCGCGCTATGCCAATGACCCGGGGGAGCCCAATCCTTATGGCTTTCAGCGCTGGTACCGGACATGGGCCGTCGATTACGCCTCGACCGAAGAGATTTACTGGGACTACGACGGAGATCCGATGGACTTCGCCTCGCTCCCCGGGCGAGCCTTCGATTCGCCGGAGCAGTTCCGTGAGACCGCCGAAGTATTTGCACTCTACAACCAGACAACGCGGCACTCGGCTGCCGTGGACGCCCGTTTTGCGGTGATCGCGCAGCAGCGTGTGCAGGCTCACCCTTTCCGCTATTACATATGGCTGCCTGTTGCGCGTGTGGCAAACATGCTGTTGCGTCCACGGGCGGACTGGCTTCCCGGGCCGTTGCGCTGGTGGCGCTGGCGGGAGTCTTCGCCGCTGGCCTTCGGCCGTGCTCTGTTCTTCGGAGCGGTGAACCTTGCGCTGATGGCCCTGGCGGCGATGGGCCTATGGACGCTGCGTCACCAGCGGGATCTTTGTGCACTGCAGGTGGCCATGCTGGCCTATGGCCTGCTGCGCTGTGCCTTGTTGCTGACGGTCGATAACTCGGAGCCGCGCTATACGGTGGAGTTTGTGCCGCTGTGGATTGTGCTGGCTGCAATTGCCATCACCGCCCCGCCAGCGGCCTCAGACTCAGTACAGGGTTAG
- a CDS encoding amidohydrolase family protein: protein MTKQFFVALAAIGALGAVSAPSPSPQTTAITGAMVFDGTGAAPKVETVLIQNGRIVAVGETVKPPAGATIIDAHGKALTPGLYDLHTHWTPGGEPATVPQIATEYVKSGVTTVNDFNEAPEAFAPLRTWLGTLATPHVNFAARISTPGGHGADWADQATTRWVNTPELARAAIEDLVRYKPDLIKAFTDGWRYGASPDNTSMDGWTLSALTEAAHQQHWKVVTHTVTVDRGVLAARSGVDSLAHGMQDRLLTSEEVAAIKKSGMAEIPTLAVYDPNKDPKHPMNPSDPKDAQRLNKFANAEKNVKMLYDAGVRIAVGTDAGMPMTPHGSSTLHELELLVQSGLTPSQALTAATLESARVIGQDDDRGTIAVGKRADLDLFEGRPWENIADIHTLAMTMIDGKPVWGMQAPQFPATNSATTMPSVAIAAQVDDFERADGRSSLDTLRVDTPDGGLDRTVEISEVVPREEGGHALLISARMATKKDPYAGVAVPLTRGSVQPADVRAFHGVRLDIRGNACTDRLTINGVTGAWTAPLTVSFTWKTVEIPFTSLQPQGRRHPKEWTGNDVTQIEVGGSCAPGTKLWLQLDNLTLY, encoded by the coding sequence GGGTGCCGCGCCGAAGGTGGAAACGGTGCTCATTCAGAACGGCCGTATTGTTGCCGTCGGTGAAACGGTAAAGCCGCCCGCCGGGGCAACGATCATCGATGCTCACGGAAAAGCGCTAACGCCGGGGCTTTATGACCTGCATACGCACTGGACACCCGGCGGCGAGCCGGCTACCGTGCCACAGATCGCGACCGAGTATGTGAAGTCCGGAGTGACAACAGTCAATGACTTCAATGAAGCGCCGGAGGCCTTCGCACCTCTCCGCACGTGGCTCGGCACATTGGCTACACCTCATGTGAACTTCGCGGCCCGCATTTCCACACCCGGCGGCCACGGAGCCGACTGGGCTGACCAGGCAACAACGCGCTGGGTGAATACACCGGAACTGGCACGCGCGGCCATTGAAGACCTTGTCCGCTACAAGCCCGACCTCATCAAGGCCTTTACCGATGGCTGGCGCTATGGAGCTTCGCCTGACAACACCAGCATGGATGGCTGGACTCTCTCCGCACTGACGGAGGCCGCGCATCAGCAGCACTGGAAGGTAGTGACACATACGGTGACAGTCGACCGTGGCGTGCTGGCCGCACGCTCCGGTGTGGACTCGCTGGCGCACGGTATGCAGGACCGCCTGTTGACCTCAGAAGAAGTGGCCGCGATTAAGAAGTCCGGCATGGCGGAGATTCCAACACTGGCTGTCTATGACCCGAACAAAGATCCGAAGCATCCCATGAATCCGTCCGACCCGAAGGACGCGCAGCGGCTGAATAAGTTTGCCAACGCCGAGAAGAACGTGAAGATGCTCTACGACGCAGGCGTGCGCATTGCCGTTGGCACCGACGCCGGGATGCCGATGACGCCGCATGGCAGCTCCACCCTGCATGAGCTGGAACTGCTGGTCCAGTCCGGACTTACCCCCTCGCAGGCCCTGACCGCGGCCACGCTGGAAAGCGCGCGTGTCATCGGGCAGGACGACGACCGCGGCACCATCGCCGTGGGCAAACGCGCGGACCTTGACCTGTTCGAAGGCAGGCCCTGGGAGAACATCGCGGATATCCACACGCTGGCCATGACGATGATCGACGGCAAACCGGTATGGGGCATGCAGGCGCCGCAGTTCCCTGCAACCAACAGCGCCACCACTATGCCCTCGGTCGCCATCGCCGCGCAGGTCGATGACTTCGAGCGCGCCGACGGACGCTCTTCTCTTGATACCTTGCGCGTGGACACGCCCGATGGCGGCCTGGACCGCACCGTTGAAATCAGCGAAGTGGTGCCACGCGAGGAGGGCGGCCACGCCCTGCTGATCTCTGCCCGCATGGCGACGAAGAAAGATCCCTATGCCGGTGTGGCGGTTCCGCTCACGCGTGGCTCTGTACAACCGGCGGATGTACGTGCGTTCCATGGGGTGCGCCTGGATATCCGTGGCAATGCGTGCACAGACAGGCTTACCATCAACGGCGTCACGGGCGCCTGGACGGCTCCGCTGACGGTTTCCTTCACATGGAAAACCGTCGAGATTCCTTTCACATCGCTCCAGCCGCAAGGCCGCCGTCATCCGAAAGAGTGGACAGGAAACGACGTGACCCAAATTGAAGTGGGAGGCAGTTGTGCCCCCGGAACCAAGCTCTGGCTGCAGCTCGACAACCTAACCCTGTACTGA